One window of Tenacibaculum maritimum NCIMB 2154 genomic DNA carries:
- a CDS encoding YARHG domain-containing protein, with protein sequence MKRIVVFLIIYVFLFCKGQTEPKVVTSSFEYLSEEVLKVKTKEELRLIRNEIFARKGYVFKSEDLNTYYKTKSWYKPDSTIEVTLSDKEQSYIGKVKHFETQFTLKENKNCLYYFGLNKIDFFPLTNDKLLSGKYVDDLEKFKLKNLNEVVEGNLCGGGSVWDIMHYETIKYRLLFYTCDSDNLYMKMAIIDNGQTKEFIQLYGSSLALDGDSVTTGYHDIGFKLDHDDLEVYKIFKIWDEENSTEDNMYPVKEIRKEVTKYKLTDQGLVEQ encoded by the coding sequence ATGAAAAGAATAGTAGTATTTCTAATAATATATGTTTTCTTGTTTTGTAAAGGACAAACTGAACCTAAAGTAGTAACATCATCATTTGAGTACTTATCAGAAGAAGTGTTAAAAGTAAAAACCAAAGAAGAATTACGTTTAATTAGAAATGAAATTTTTGCTCGTAAAGGTTATGTTTTTAAAAGTGAAGACCTAAATACGTATTATAAAACCAAGTCTTGGTATAAACCTGACTCTACTATAGAAGTCACTTTATCAGATAAAGAGCAAAGCTATATTGGTAAGGTAAAACATTTCGAAACCCAATTTACTTTAAAAGAGAATAAGAACTGCTTATATTATTTCGGTCTAAATAAAATAGACTTTTTTCCATTAACAAATGATAAACTTTTAAGCGGTAAATATGTAGATGATTTAGAAAAGTTTAAACTTAAAAATTTAAATGAGGTCGTTGAAGGTAATCTTTGTGGAGGAGGAAGTGTATGGGATATCATGCATTATGAAACCATAAAATATCGATTGCTATTTTATACTTGTGATAGTGATAATTTATACATGAAAATGGCAATCATTGACAACGGCCAAACAAAAGAGTTTATTCAACTTTATGGTTCTTCCCTGGCATTAGATGGGGATAGTGTTACAACTGGTTATCATGATATAGGTTTTAAGTTAGATCATGATGATTTAGAAGTTTATAAAATTTTCAAAATCTGGGATGAAGAAAACAGTACGGAAGACAATATGTATCCAGTTAAAGAAATTCGAAAAGAAGTAACTAAATACAAGCTTACGGATCAGGGATTGGTAGAGCAATAG
- a CDS encoding acyl-CoA thioesterase, with the protein MNKNYKHVEETRITISELMLPSHANFSGKIHGGYILSLLDQIAFACASKHSGKYCVTASVDTVDFLNPIEVGELVTMKASINYVGKTSMVVGVRVEAENIITGIKKHCNSSYFTMVAKDAKGNSSLVPGLIIEDDIEIRRFLKAIKRIEMKHKRKQEFDHEDFIPHDYLKDLESYHVKIKSNKSK; encoded by the coding sequence ATGAATAAAAACTATAAGCATGTTGAAGAAACTCGTATTACCATTTCTGAGTTAATGCTTCCTTCTCATGCTAACTTTAGCGGTAAAATTCATGGAGGCTATATTTTGTCTTTGCTAGATCAAATTGCTTTTGCCTGCGCTTCAAAACACTCTGGAAAATACTGTGTTACAGCTTCTGTTGATACCGTTGACTTTTTAAATCCGATTGAAGTTGGCGAATTAGTTACTATGAAAGCCTCTATTAACTATGTAGGAAAAACATCTATGGTTGTAGGTGTTCGTGTAGAAGCTGAAAATATCATTACAGGAATAAAAAAACACTGCAACTCTTCTTATTTTACGATGGTTGCTAAAGATGCTAAAGGAAATAGTAGCTTAGTACCTGGTCTTATAATTGAGGATGACATTGAGATTCGTAGATTTCTAAAAGCAATCAAAAGAATTGAAATGAAGCATAAACGTAAGCAAGAATTCGATCATGAAGATTTTATTCCTCATGACTACTTAAAAGACTTGGAAAGCTATCATGTTAAAATCAAGTCAAACAAAAGTAAATAA
- a CDS encoding InlB B-repeat-containing protein has protein sequence MKKKYLSLLFFAFAIAINGQTNLITDGGFENWSTTTTLSDWTTENNISQNSSDFSEGNFSASLVVTTDNIQPKVRTKVPMSSGVEYTVSYTYKYVDANYGGTHPINLNISRTGSATTLSSNRFASNNNWNEVTKSFIPDQTGNYDLSISTATFNGESFQVLIDNVKVYDKSNHEIVVIPDANFKNALLNHTPTIDTNNDLEIQVSEAEAYTGSLNVSHKNINSLIGIEAFINITALSCDRNNLTSLEINNNIHLAYLGCRQNKIATIDLAKNIALKQLFISHNRLTNLNLSENINLTNVGCVGNNLTDLNLSKNSKLTELFCFFNKITRLDLSKNRFLTAVSCRENELNYLNVANGNNHLLNLLSAESNPLSCIQVDDVTNAENNANWIKDPHTNYSTNCVTFTPEIVNIPDPNFKKALVSDPAINANGDTEIQVSEAYDATQVSVSDQNINDLTGIEAFLNITFLDSSNNNLTTLDLSKNTKLTTVWISKNNLTHLDLSKNIHLTGLSIYENSLTNIDLSNNTSLTNFTCSNNQLTNLDISKNVKLADLGCGGNKLTHLDLTQNTNLRELNCGDNLFSTIDLSKNLLLKKLICGSSKLTSLDVSNNNQLEIFSCASSALTNLDLSKNTALTHISCHYNELTNLNIANNHNTKITQFNATNNPNLYCISVDDVTYSNNNWKTIDNHTSFSTDCSSVKKLTIHSEGGTVVTNPSSTNGLFTNDTEVILTASPDAFHEFTAWSGAYTSTENPLNITMDTDKKITANYKKIKHTVTIISTYGTVTKTPDASNNIYDDGTEITLTASPNSGYRHTGWTKGNTTHFSNSFTTKITEDVTIIANYTQTRTLTLNANNGIVTTDPTPNHGTNNNYDDGMIVILTATPNPGFQFDSWSGDVSGNQNPLDLTMDTDKNVTAKFVEVPSNVTITEFATGFDSSLEGIAIDHNNTVYVSEHNTGKIYRVNTDGTRTVFASTGFRANDIAFNENNKLFVAEPFNGKILEADSSGKLTQYVNAFGDSPYGVTFYNNSLYYVSENNSKVVKVDSNLTKTDVATQLFTPESTDFDSNGNMYITDRNDRKLIQISMNGTRTEVASGYPAIRGVVVVNDIVYFTTYSANTNKIVKYNSLTNTVSDYVTTNLQQPRNLEVDQLGNMYVTNQGNGSIIKIYDEDLKPQVTAGIDDESFSNSLNIFPNPATNNIQIHTNTPLSSIKVINLLGKEVLKTNSLNIDISTLPKGMYFLKIKGKNSTTATKKIIKQ, from the coding sequence ATGAAAAAAAAATACCTTTCCCTTTTATTTTTTGCATTTGCTATTGCTATAAACGGTCAAACAAATCTAATTACAGATGGAGGATTTGAGAATTGGTCTACTACTACTACTTTAAGTGATTGGACTACCGAAAACAACATCTCTCAAAACTCATCGGATTTTTCTGAAGGAAACTTCTCTGCATCGCTAGTAGTGACTACCGATAATATTCAACCAAAAGTACGCACTAAAGTTCCTATGAGTAGTGGTGTTGAATACACCGTTTCATATACTTATAAATATGTTGATGCTAATTATGGGGGTACACACCCTATCAACTTGAATATCTCTCGTACGGGAAGCGCTACCACTCTTTCTAGTAATCGATTTGCTTCTAACAATAACTGGAACGAAGTCACAAAATCATTTATTCCTGACCAAACAGGCAACTATGATTTAAGTATTTCTACTGCAACCTTTAATGGAGAATCTTTTCAAGTATTAATAGACAATGTAAAAGTGTATGACAAGAGTAATCATGAAATCGTTGTTATTCCTGATGCTAATTTCAAAAATGCTCTTTTAAATCATACTCCTACAATTGATACCAATAACGACCTTGAAATTCAAGTTAGTGAAGCCGAAGCTTATACTGGATCGCTAAATGTTAGTCATAAAAATATTAACAGTTTAATAGGAATAGAAGCTTTTATAAATATTACAGCGTTATCATGCGATAGAAACAATTTAACTAGTTTAGAAATCAATAATAATATTCACTTAGCCTATTTGGGATGTCGTCAAAATAAGATTGCAACAATTGATTTAGCTAAAAACATAGCGTTAAAACAATTATTTATATCTCATAATAGATTGACTAATTTAAACCTCTCTGAAAATATTAATTTAACAAATGTAGGTTGCGTAGGAAATAATTTGACTGACTTAAATCTTTCTAAAAACTCTAAGTTAACTGAACTATTTTGCTTCTTTAACAAAATTACGAGACTGGATCTTTCTAAAAACCGCTTTCTGACCGCTGTAAGTTGTAGAGAAAACGAGCTAAATTACCTAAACGTAGCTAATGGAAACAACCATCTTTTAAATCTATTGAGCGCTGAATCTAACCCTTTATCTTGTATTCAGGTAGATGATGTTACGAATGCTGAAAATAATGCAAATTGGATTAAAGACCCTCATACAAACTATAGCACGAATTGTGTAACTTTCACACCTGAAATTGTTAATATTCCTGATCCTAACTTTAAAAAAGCACTAGTATCTGATCCTGCCATCAATGCCAATGGAGATACTGAAATACAGGTTTCAGAAGCTTATGATGCTACCCAAGTAAGTGTTAGCGATCAAAATATTAACGACTTAACGGGTATAGAGGCATTTCTTAATATTACCTTTTTAGACAGTTCTAACAATAATTTAACTACCTTAGATCTTTCTAAAAATACAAAGCTAACTACTGTATGGATTTCTAAGAATAATTTAACTCACTTAGACCTTTCTAAAAACATCCATCTAACTGGTCTTAGCATCTATGAAAACTCGTTAACCAATATTGACCTTTCTAACAATACTTCTTTAACTAACTTCACTTGCTCCAACAATCAATTAACGAACCTAGACATTTCTAAAAATGTTAAGCTAGCTGATTTAGGATGCGGAGGCAATAAGCTTACCCATTTAGACCTTACTCAAAACACTAACTTAAGAGAGCTTAACTGTGGTGATAATCTCTTTTCTACAATTGACCTTTCTAAAAACCTCCTTCTAAAGAAATTAATCTGCGGTTCTAGTAAACTTACTAGTTTAGATGTTTCTAATAACAATCAACTAGAAATTTTTTCTTGTGCTTCTAGTGCTCTAACTAACCTAGATCTTTCTAAAAATACTGCTTTAACCCATATCAGTTGTCATTACAATGAACTAACTAACTTAAACATAGCTAATAACCACAATACAAAAATTACTCAATTCAATGCTACTAATAATCCTAATTTATATTGCATCTCTGTTGATGATGTAACTTACAGCAACAATAACTGGAAAACAATAGACAACCATACAAGTTTTAGCACGGATTGTTCTTCTGTTAAAAAGCTAACGATTCACTCTGAAGGAGGTACAGTAGTTACAAATCCTTCTTCTACTAATGGTTTATTCACCAATGATACCGAAGTTATTTTAACAGCAAGCCCTGACGCTTTTCATGAATTTACCGCATGGAGTGGAGCTTATACTAGTACTGAAAATCCATTGAATATTACCATGGATACTGATAAAAAGATTACGGCTAATTACAAGAAGATAAAACACACTGTAACTATAATAAGTACTTATGGAACAGTTACAAAAACACCTGATGCTTCTAATAATATTTACGATGATGGTACTGAAATTACATTAACAGCTAGTCCAAATAGTGGATATAGACATACAGGATGGACCAAAGGGAACACTACTCATTTCTCTAATTCATTTACTACTAAAATAACAGAAGACGTTACCATTATTGCCAATTACACACAAACTCGTACCCTTACCTTAAATGCTAATAACGGAATTGTTACTACAGATCCAACTCCGAATCATGGTACCAATAACAATTATGATGATGGAATGATCGTAATATTAACAGCAACTCCGAATCCTGGTTTCCAATTTGATAGCTGGAGTGGAGATGTTAGTGGTAATCAAAATCCACTAGACCTCACTATGGATACCGATAAAAATGTGACCGCTAAATTCGTGGAAGTTCCTTCTAATGTTACAATTACTGAATTTGCAACTGGATTTGATTCTTCTCTTGAAGGAATTGCTATTGATCATAATAATACCGTTTATGTTTCAGAACATAACACAGGAAAAATATATCGTGTAAATACTGATGGTACTAGAACCGTATTTGCTTCTACTGGTTTTAGAGCTAATGACATTGCTTTTAATGAAAATAATAAACTTTTTGTTGCAGAACCTTTCAATGGAAAAATTCTGGAAGCAGATAGCTCTGGAAAACTGACACAGTATGTCAATGCTTTTGGTGATTCTCCTTACGGAGTTACCTTCTACAATAATTCTTTGTATTACGTATCAGAAAATAACTCCAAAGTTGTTAAAGTAGATAGTAATTTAACTAAAACAGATGTAGCAACACAACTATTTACTCCTGAAAGTACCGATTTTGACTCTAATGGCAATATGTATATTACAGATAGAAATGACCGAAAATTGATCCAAATATCTATGAATGGCACAAGAACGGAAGTAGCTAGTGGCTACCCTGCTATTAGAGGAGTAGTTGTTGTTAATGATATCGTTTATTTTACTACTTACAGTGCAAATACAAACAAAATTGTAAAATACAATAGTCTTACTAATACTGTTAGTGATTATGTTACTACAAACTTACAACAACCTAGAAATCTGGAAGTAGATCAACTAGGAAATATGTATGTTACAAATCAAGGAAATGGAAGTATCATTAAAATTTACGATGAAGATTTAAAACCTCAAGTTACTGCTGGCATTGATGATGAAAGTTTTAGCAATAGCCTAAACATCTTCCCGAATCCTGCTACAAATAATATTCAAATACATACTAATACCCCTCTAAGTAGCATCAAAGTAATAAACCTTCTAGGGAAAGAAGTTTTAAAAACAAATTCCCTCAATATTGATATTTCAACACTACCAAAAGGAATGTATTTTTTAAAAATTAAAGGAAAAAATAGTACAACTGCTACTAAAAAAATTATTAAGCAATAA